The genome window CTTTAGCATAATTGATTATTTCTTCCTGTATTTCATCACCGTGACCCCAATCACCACTGTACAAACCACCATAACCATGTTTACCATTACTGGATTTACCAGTTCGTACGAATATACTGAAATCGCAAACCAATGCCCATAAAGTACCTCCATGTGAGAATCCGTCATGTGGATATCCACTGTATGCATAAACTTCTTTACTCGTGTATGCGTCTACAAAATAAATTCTGTTATTTTTCAATTTCAGGTAAGCTGTTTGTGGTTCTCCAGTCATCCTATTTCTCTCTCGATAGAAAAACCTACGACCACGTTCTGAAATAAATTTTATTAGATTATTGATAGCTGCTAGTCGCATTTCTTTTGTTTCGTTCAACTACACCACTCCTTATTATGTATTTAATTTTATAAAAGCATGATATTACTTAATATTCTTCACTTGCTCAATTACTTTATTGTAAGTAATTAATTTAGTTAAATATATATCTAAATAATCCCCATTTCCTTGTAACCCTTGTGATTCACTTATTGCTTCACCATTTTTAATTACATTCTCTAAATTATTTAAAGTATTTCTTAGGGAATTGATTTGTGCTAATACTCTAAGTTCAGCCTGATCTCTTTCAGCTTCCATCATCATTAAAGTTGATTCTTTATTCATTTTAAATTCCTCACTTTCTTTTTATGCAATCTAATTAAACAGTAACCCATATATCATGCTTATCGCACAAGTCATAAAACTGTGAAAGCCTGTCATCCACTAATTCATCAATATTGCTAATCCAATTTTCACCTTTTATATAATCCATTAACGCAGCTTCTCCTGCATATGTGTCAGATTCAATTGTTCCAAGCAATTCTTCAAATTCTTCTTTGTCATACTCATCTAACTTAAATGAATTTGAATTATTTGAAATACGTTTTACTATACTTTCTAATTCTTGTAGAATTTTAAATGATTCTCCTTCATCAATCAATACTCGTAAGTGCTTTCCGTTAACTTGTGATTTCCATTCTCTCATTTCGATTCTTCCTTTTCCAAATAGATATTTCCTTTAATTTCATAACTCTCACCACATTCTAATTGTCTCCAAGATTCAAAATCATCTCTCTGCTCATACCAACCTATAGGCATCCCAAGACAACCTTCTACACTGTTATCTACCCATGTAATAATCCATTTTTTATCAGACCCTTCAATTGTCGTATAATCTCCTTCGTAAATAATATTACCTGAAGCATCTCTAAAGCTTCTTAACTCAGTCACGTTTACTCCTCCTCTTAATTTAAATAATATATTGGTTTCATTTAATTTCTATTTGCTAAAACTTCTTGATATGCTTCAGCATAATTAGACATCTGTCCTTCAGTAAGTACTGGATCAAATTCAGTTGCAAATTGCTGCAAGCGACTAGCAATATCAATTAAGAAATTAATATCATCGTAATTAATCTCACTCATTAACCCATTTTCTGATAATCCTTTTATGTATTGAATTCTTTCTTGTTCGTTCATCATTTCAATCACTCCTTTTATTATTTAACTAAATATTACCACACAAATTTGTTTATTACAACATATTTTATGTATTTTATTATATAAAAAAGAAGTAAGATAAATTCATCCTACTCCCAATACTTTATTTTAATTTACTTAACGTGACCATATCACAAAATTACGCTTCATCTCGTTTTTACAACGACGTGAATATTCTGCGCTTTCGTACTTATCCCAAATTGTTTCCCCTTCTACTTCTGACAAATACTTTCTTCCTGCGTTTAAACTATTAGCTACCTTTTCATGATATTTAAATACATTAACTGACTTAGTATTAGAATTGTTTGAAAAGAAACCCATAATATAACAACACTCCTTTTCCGTTGATTATAACATAACTACTTCTTAATTGAACGAAGTGTAATTATAAAGGCTTTAGCTAATATCAATTCTTCATCAGTTGCATACTCTCCATCACCTAATGAAATACGATCATTTTGTGATCGATTGCTAGGATGTGTATTTTTGCTATATTTAGTATTCATGATAGTATCAAATTCGTTACGTATACTAACTGGTGATTTTTCTCCATAAGTTTGAACGGTATCAATAATAGTCTCTTCTCTTAGTCTAAATAATTCTTCTTCTGAAACTTGATAAACTGCAGCCAATTTAAGCAGTAAGTCTGAAGACGGCATTCTCTTTGCACGTTCACATAAACTAATGGCTTGAGCTGAATATCCTGTACGATTAGAGACTTCCTCCATAGTAAGCTTATTTGACTTACGGAACACTTTTATACTTCTCCCAATTAT of Lysinibacillus agricola contains these proteins:
- a CDS encoding helix-turn-helix domain-containing protein — encoded protein: MSNNKNVDSREFYYLSPIIGRSIKVFRKSNKLTMEEVSNRTGYSAQAISLCERAKRMPSSDLLLKLAAVYQVSEEELFRLREETIIDTVQTYGEKSPVSIRNEFDTIMNTKYSKNTHPSNRSQNDRISLGDGEYATDEELILAKAFIITLRSIKK